The proteins below come from a single Pedosphaera parvula Ellin514 genomic window:
- a CDS encoding succinate dehydrogenase/fumarate reductase iron-sulfur subunit produces MNLTLRVWRQKNASDAGKMVDYPATNVSPDMSFLEMLDVVNEGLIAKGEEPIAFDSDCREGICGTCSLVINGIAHGGQRGTTACQLHMRYFQDGQTITVEPWRARAFPVVRDLVTDRSPFDRIIQSGGFVSVNTGGTPDANCLPVPKVDADVAMDAAACIACGACVAACKNASAMLFVSAKVSHLSTLPQGKTEKNQRVLNMVKQMDKEGFGNCTVTGSCEAVCPKEISINFIARMNKEYGVALLKGSSNRKHTSD; encoded by the coding sequence ATGAATCTTACACTTAGAGTTTGGCGTCAGAAGAATGCGAGTGACGCCGGGAAGATGGTGGATTATCCAGCCACGAATGTCAGTCCAGACATGTCGTTTCTGGAGATGCTGGATGTTGTTAATGAAGGGCTCATTGCAAAAGGTGAAGAGCCAATTGCTTTTGACTCAGATTGCCGCGAAGGCATTTGCGGGACTTGTTCGCTGGTCATTAACGGAATTGCACACGGTGGCCAACGTGGGACCACTGCCTGCCAATTGCATATGCGCTACTTTCAGGATGGCCAAACCATTACAGTGGAGCCATGGCGTGCGCGGGCTTTCCCGGTGGTCAGGGATTTGGTAACAGATCGCAGTCCCTTCGATCGGATCATCCAGTCAGGCGGTTTCGTTTCCGTTAACACGGGCGGAACACCGGATGCGAACTGCCTGCCTGTGCCAAAAGTTGATGCGGATGTGGCGATGGATGCAGCTGCTTGCATCGCGTGTGGGGCATGTGTTGCAGCCTGTAAAAATGCGTCAGCCATGTTGTTCGTCTCGGCGAAAGTTTCTCATCTTAGCACATTGCCACAGGGCAAAACCGAGAAAAATCAGCGTGTGCTGAACATGGTAAAGCAGATGGATAAGGAAGGATTTGGCAACTGTACTGTGACGGGATCATGTGAAGCGGTTTGCCCCAAGGAGATCAGTATTAACTTCATCGCGCGAATGAACAAAGAATACGGCGTTGCCTTGCTTAAAGGGTCTTCAAATCGGAAGCATACGAGCGACTAG